GCGATGGGGACGTTCGGGGGCGCGAAGCCGCTCGACCCGCCTGGCACGGACTACGCGATCCGCGTCCTACGCGCGATGTGGAAGTACCACCGCATCTCGGCAGAGCGGCTGGCCGATGACCTGGCCGGCCTGCCGGCGAGGCTCGACCACATCGACGAGCTCGCGCGGGAGGGCATCATCGGCGGCGACGAGCCAAATGCCGCCGACCTCCAGATCGGCGCCACGCTGCGGGTGCTGCTCCCCGTGGGCGACCTGCGACCGCTGATCGAGGGCCGTGCCGCCGAGGACGTGGCGCGGCGCTGGTTCCCGGACTACGCGGGCGACGTGCCGGCGGGCGCGTTCCCGGACGGCTGGGTGCCGGCCCGAGGCTGAGAGCGCCGCTCGCGTGCCTGCTTGAAGGTCACGAGCCGGCCGGTCTCCTCGTCCCACAGCTTGAGCCGCACGGCCCTCATCCCGTCCCAGAGGGTGAGCACGGGCACGGTCTCGAAGATGTCGCTGGCGTCGTGGGCGCGCTGGAGGTAGTAGTTCGGAATCCGCGCG
This genomic interval from Gaiellales bacterium contains the following:
- a CDS encoding glutathione S-transferase, with translation MTALTLHVLPPSHPCMTAEAALRLKGLEYEKVALNWPHTEQMEQLYGSGNTTVPGLTIDDQRVHGSRAILDRLEQLVADPPLYPEPIADAVREAERWGDAELQDLGRRLPWGALHFRPEAMGTFGGAKPLDPPGTDYAIRVLRAMWKYHRISAERLADDLAGLPARLDHIDELAREGIIGGDEPNAADLQIGATLRVLLPVGDLRPLIEGRAAEDVARRWFPDYAGDVPAGAFPDGWVPARG